A region of Nocardioides sp. JS614 DNA encodes the following proteins:
- the rlmB gene encoding 23S rRNA (guanosine(2251)-2'-O)-methyltransferase RlmB — protein sequence MAGNSQRKGAIKKSGKGNPTAGSGGRVRRGLEGKGPTPKAKDRPYHQAHKAAKRAEKSATRRPKRKTAGDAEWVAGRNSVVEALRAGVPVTGVYVAEGAERDGRLREAFATAAERRLNIQEVSRGELDRMTGGAVHQGLAARIPPYEYAHPDDLLDAAAESGAPPLIVALDSVTDPRNLGAVVRSASGFGAHGVVIPERRSAGMTASAWKTSAGAAARLPVAQTVNLVRQLKAYQEAGCMVVGLAADGDVSLPDLDLADGPLVVVVGSEGSGLSRLVSETCDQLVSIPMANQLESLNAGVAASVALYAISEARR from the coding sequence ATGGCAGGCAACAGCCAGCGCAAGGGCGCGATCAAGAAGTCCGGCAAGGGCAACCCCACCGCCGGCTCCGGCGGCCGGGTCCGCCGCGGCCTGGAGGGCAAGGGCCCGACCCCGAAGGCCAAGGATCGGCCCTACCACCAGGCCCACAAGGCCGCGAAGCGCGCCGAGAAGTCCGCGACCCGGCGCCCCAAGCGCAAGACCGCCGGCGACGCCGAGTGGGTCGCCGGGCGCAACTCGGTCGTCGAGGCGCTGCGCGCCGGGGTCCCGGTGACCGGCGTGTACGTCGCCGAGGGGGCCGAGCGGGACGGCCGGCTGCGCGAGGCGTTCGCGACGGCGGCCGAGCGGCGGCTGAACATCCAGGAGGTCAGCCGCGGCGAGCTGGACCGGATGACCGGCGGCGCGGTCCACCAGGGGCTGGCCGCCCGGATCCCGCCGTACGAGTACGCCCATCCCGACGACCTGCTCGACGCCGCGGCGGAGAGCGGTGCGCCGCCGCTGATCGTGGCGCTGGACTCGGTCACCGACCCGCGCAACCTGGGTGCCGTGGTGCGCAGCGCGTCCGGCTTCGGCGCACACGGCGTCGTGATCCCCGAGCGCCGTTCGGCCGGGATGACCGCGTCGGCCTGGAAGACGAGTGCCGGCGCGGCCGCCCGCCTCCCCGTGGCCCAGACCGTCAACCTGGTCCGCCAGCTCAAGGCCTACCAGGAGGCCGGCTGCATGGTCGTCGGCCTGGCGGCCGACGGCGACGTCAGCCTGCCCGACCTCGACCTGGCCGACGGGCCACTGGTGGTCGTCGTCGGCTCGGAGGGCAGCGGCCTGTCCCGCCTGGTCAGCGAGACCTGCGACCAGCTCGTATCGATCCCGATGGCCAACCAGTTGGAGTCCCTCAACGCCGGCGTCGCCGCCTCGGTGGCGCTCTACGCCATCTCGGAGGCGCGTCGCTGA
- a CDS encoding metallophosphoesterase family protein yields the protein MLASHDAVLRPTFSGHVVLRTGPVIPDVRVDAPGVLGVDIRLGKTDATSTDELLQRYAAIAGQPEGQVAKVTHAVRDMALSAALRGAVLGLPPVLGWALVGAARRRELAARVHPPHLVLLSVGVVLVGLALWQPWLGDDDIEDVHRDWIPLGEFLGSGVPLPDEADGVEVSGDVTTKQTRRLIESAVDTYNTSKDFYAQAAEDAARLGLRHPVEGDTVVAFVSDRHDNIGMDKVARAIADRAGATAVFDGGDDTSSGNSWEAFSLDSVSEAFDGLDRWGVAGNHDHGDFVHSYLADHGWTMLDGEVVEGPGGTTILGVDDPRSSGLGNWRDETGLTFDEVEQRLTDAACEAEERVDTILVHDANLGDEALARGCADLVIGGHLHVRQGPDRIIGSNGEVGYSYTTGTAGGAAYAFALGSKPRRAADISLITYHGGRPVGIQWVTLQTDGSYETGNYVPLHLPEDPPEVVEETEQPGRAAR from the coding sequence GTGCTGGCCAGCCACGACGCCGTGCTGCGTCCCACGTTCTCGGGCCACGTGGTGCTGCGCACCGGCCCGGTGATCCCCGACGTCCGGGTCGACGCCCCCGGCGTCCTCGGCGTCGACATCCGGCTCGGCAAGACCGACGCCACCTCCACCGACGAGCTCCTCCAGCGCTACGCCGCGATCGCCGGCCAGCCCGAGGGCCAGGTCGCGAAGGTCACCCACGCGGTGCGGGACATGGCGCTGAGTGCGGCCCTCCGCGGCGCGGTCCTCGGGCTGCCGCCGGTGCTCGGGTGGGCGTTGGTTGGTGCCGCGCGCCGCCGCGAGCTCGCCGCCCGCGTGCATCCGCCGCACCTGGTGCTGCTGAGCGTGGGCGTCGTGCTGGTCGGCCTGGCGCTGTGGCAGCCGTGGCTCGGCGACGACGACATCGAGGACGTGCACCGGGACTGGATCCCGCTGGGGGAGTTCCTCGGGTCCGGCGTACCCCTGCCCGACGAGGCGGACGGCGTCGAGGTGAGCGGCGACGTCACCACCAAGCAGACCCGCCGGCTGATCGAGAGCGCCGTCGACACCTACAACACCAGCAAGGACTTCTACGCGCAGGCCGCGGAGGACGCCGCGCGGCTCGGGCTGCGCCATCCGGTCGAGGGGGACACCGTGGTGGCCTTCGTCTCCGACCGGCACGACAACATCGGCATGGACAAGGTCGCCCGGGCGATCGCCGACCGGGCGGGCGCGACCGCGGTCTTCGACGGCGGTGACGACACCTCCTCCGGCAACAGCTGGGAGGCGTTCTCCCTCGACTCGGTGAGCGAGGCCTTCGACGGGCTGGACCGGTGGGGCGTGGCCGGCAACCACGACCACGGCGACTTCGTGCACTCCTACCTCGCCGACCACGGCTGGACGATGCTCGACGGCGAGGTCGTCGAGGGCCCGGGCGGTACGACGATCCTCGGCGTGGACGACCCGCGCTCCAGCGGGCTCGGGAACTGGCGCGACGAGACCGGCCTGACCTTCGACGAGGTCGAGCAGCGGCTCACCGACGCCGCGTGTGAAGCCGAGGAGCGGGTCGACACGATCCTGGTCCACGACGCCAACCTCGGCGACGAGGCGCTGGCCCGCGGCTGCGCCGACCTGGTGATCGGCGGCCACCTGCACGTGCGCCAGGGGCCCGACCGGATCATCGGCAGCAACGGCGAGGTCGGCTACAGCTACACGACCGGGACGGCCGGGGGCGCGGCGTACGCCTTCGCGCTCGGGAGCAAGCCCCGGCGTGCGGCCGACATCAGCCTGATCACCTACCACGGTGGCCGCCCGGTCGGCATCCAGTGGGTGACGCTGCAGACCGACGGCAGCTACGAGACCGGCAACTACGTGCCGCTGCACCTGCCCGAGGACCCGCCGGAGGTCGTCGAGGAGACCGAGCAGCCCGGTCGCGCCGCCCGCTGA
- the cysS gene encoding cysteine--tRNA ligase, with protein sequence MTFRLYDTATREVRDFVPLEEGKAGLYVCGLTVQSEPHVGHVRSGVNFDVLQRWLRHLGYDVTFIRNVTDIDDKILVKSAEQGLAWYQLAYRMKRQLDRAYDDLNVAPPTYEPAATGHVPEMIVLIQELIAKGHAYAAEDGSGDVYFDVRSWPQYGELTRQGIDDMEAAEDADPRGKRDPRDFALWKGWKKDSEPETAAWPSPWGPGRPGWHIECSAMAGKYLGPAFDIHGGGVDLRFPHHENEQAQSRAAGRPFATYWMHNAWITTAGEKMSKSLGNSLTIPAVLQKYRGIELRYYLVAAHYRSHVEFSFEALDEAATGFRRIENFLDRAADVLGGIGGGIACADFLNAMNDDLGTPAAVAAIHEVVREGNKLLAAGDSPALRGNAASVVAMLDVLGLDPADPAWSSPGGGRTAERLETVVEGLVSDLLTQREKARADRDFVSADAIRDRLHAVGVQLEDTPDGPKWSLS encoded by the coding sequence GTGACCTTCCGGCTGTACGACACCGCGACCCGCGAAGTCCGTGACTTCGTCCCCCTCGAGGAGGGGAAGGCGGGTCTCTACGTCTGCGGTCTCACCGTGCAGTCCGAGCCGCACGTCGGGCACGTCCGCTCGGGCGTGAACTTCGACGTGCTGCAGCGCTGGCTGCGCCACCTCGGCTACGACGTCACGTTCATCCGCAACGTGACCGACATCGACGACAAGATCCTGGTCAAGTCGGCCGAGCAGGGCCTGGCGTGGTACCAGCTGGCCTACCGGATGAAGCGCCAGCTCGACCGGGCGTACGACGACCTCAACGTGGCGCCGCCGACCTACGAGCCGGCCGCCACCGGGCACGTGCCCGAGATGATCGTGCTGATCCAGGAGCTGATCGCCAAGGGGCACGCGTACGCCGCCGAGGACGGCTCGGGCGACGTCTACTTCGACGTGCGGTCCTGGCCGCAATACGGCGAGCTGACCCGGCAGGGCATCGACGACATGGAGGCGGCCGAGGACGCCGACCCCCGTGGCAAGCGCGACCCGCGCGACTTCGCGCTGTGGAAGGGCTGGAAGAAGGACTCGGAGCCGGAGACAGCCGCCTGGCCGAGCCCGTGGGGCCCGGGACGCCCGGGCTGGCACATCGAGTGCTCGGCGATGGCGGGCAAGTACCTCGGCCCCGCCTTCGACATCCACGGCGGCGGCGTCGACCTGCGGTTCCCGCACCACGAGAACGAGCAGGCCCAGTCGCGCGCGGCCGGCCGGCCGTTCGCGACGTACTGGATGCACAACGCGTGGATCACCACGGCGGGCGAGAAGATGAGCAAGTCGCTCGGCAACTCGCTGACGATCCCGGCCGTGCTCCAGAAGTACCGCGGCATCGAGCTGCGCTACTACCTGGTCGCCGCGCACTACCGCAGCCACGTGGAGTTCAGCTTCGAGGCGCTCGACGAGGCCGCCACGGGGTTCCGCCGGATCGAGAACTTCCTCGACCGCGCCGCCGACGTGCTCGGCGGGATCGGCGGCGGCATCGCCTGCGCCGACTTCCTCAACGCGATGAACGACGACCTCGGCACCCCCGCAGCCGTCGCCGCGATCCACGAGGTGGTGCGCGAGGGCAACAAGCTCCTGGCCGCGGGGGACTCGCCCGCGCTGCGCGGCAACGCCGCGTCGGTGGTCGCGATGCTCGACGTGCTCGGCCTGGACCCGGCCGACCCGGCATGGAGCTCCCCAGGAGGCGGCCGGACGGCCGAACGTCTCGAGACCGTGGTCGAGGGGCTGGTCTCGGACTTGCTCACCCAACGGGAGAAGGCCCGTGCCGACCGAGACTTCGTGTCGGCGGATGCGATCCGGGACCGACTGCATGCGGTCGGCGTCCAGCTCGAAGACACCCCCGACGGACCGAAGTGGAGCCTCTCCTAG
- a CDS encoding C39 family peptidase, producing the protein MRRLTSVIALAAALLPGVALPPADAAPARRIDYTVWDAPAQLRAGTLDALRVGAGRLALETGTDTGRWTSPWTRPGFAATRLIASWSARTPGDSSIRVEVRGRSGTSRSSWDTLAQWAAGDRFTRRTTDSGQSDDLGSVNVDTWEVPGGVTAYQLRVTLVRAVGQAKSPTVDSVGAMTSLLPDTSDVTTSRPGVARGIVLDVPRYSQMVHRGHYPRYGGGGEAWCSPTSTSMVLGYYGALPPAAAYSWVPEGHVDPWVDHAARMTYDYDYAGAGNWPFNTAYAASLTDQAFVTRLRSLREAERFIAAGIPLVASIAFGRGELTGAPISSSAGHLLVIVGFTDAGDVVVNDPAAATRSGVRRTYDRGEFENAWIPASGGTVYVITDDAHPLPANSPGNW; encoded by the coding sequence GTGCGCCGACTGACATCCGTGATCGCGCTCGCTGCGGCGCTCCTGCCCGGCGTGGCACTCCCACCCGCCGACGCGGCACCGGCCCGCCGGATCGACTACACCGTCTGGGACGCGCCCGCGCAGCTGCGCGCCGGCACCCTCGACGCGCTGCGCGTCGGCGCCGGCCGGCTGGCGCTCGAGACCGGGACCGACACGGGCCGGTGGACCTCGCCGTGGACGCGTCCCGGCTTCGCGGCGACCCGGCTGATCGCGTCCTGGTCGGCCCGGACACCCGGGGACAGCAGCATCCGAGTCGAGGTGCGCGGCCGGTCCGGCACGAGCAGGTCGAGCTGGGACACCCTGGCGCAGTGGGCGGCCGGCGACCGGTTCACGCGGCGTACGACGGACTCCGGCCAGTCCGACGACCTCGGCTCGGTCAACGTCGACACGTGGGAGGTGCCGGGCGGGGTGACGGCCTACCAGCTGCGGGTCACGCTGGTGCGCGCCGTCGGCCAGGCGAAGTCGCCGACCGTCGACTCGGTCGGCGCGATGACCTCACTGCTGCCCGACACCTCCGACGTGACCACTTCGCGCCCGGGTGTGGCGCGGGGCATCGTGCTGGACGTGCCGCGCTACTCGCAGATGGTGCACCGCGGCCACTATCCGAGGTACGGCGGTGGCGGCGAGGCCTGGTGCTCCCCCACGTCGACGTCGATGGTGCTCGGCTACTACGGCGCGCTGCCCCCGGCGGCGGCGTACTCCTGGGTGCCGGAGGGCCATGTGGACCCGTGGGTGGACCACGCCGCCCGGATGACCTACGACTACGACTATGCCGGCGCCGGCAACTGGCCGTTCAACACCGCCTACGCCGCGTCCCTGACCGACCAGGCGTTCGTGACCCGGCTGCGCTCGCTGCGCGAGGCCGAGCGGTTCATCGCCGCCGGCATCCCCCTGGTCGCCTCGATCGCGTTCGGCCGCGGCGAGCTCACCGGCGCCCCGATCAGCTCCAGCGCCGGACACCTGCTGGTGATCGTCGGCTTCACCGACGCCGGCGACGTGGTCGTCAACGACCCGGCCGCCGCCACCCGCTCCGGGGTGCGCCGTACCTATGACCGCGGCGAGTTCGAGAACGCCTGGATCCCCGCCTCCGGCGGCACGGTCTACGTCATCACCGACGACGCCCACCCGCTCCCGGCGAACAGCCCCGGCAACTGGTAG
- a CDS encoding ABC transporter substrate-binding protein: MPAVGALLALTLAACGSQLDPDTVAQVNGTTVGANGQVVTGDGTVAGPDGSVPGASGDTGGSTTTDGGSSASGAAGGGDAPKGTGDNSATGGTEAASCAGFKNQTGITGDTITIGNSSDVSGPVPGLFEASQDAVRAYVAYYNATSSLCDHKLQLKTYDSRTDAAADQQAYTKACDEVFAMVGSMSAFDSGGAATAQSCGLPDIRSASVTFDRQDCTTCYGAQSTVATEFQNAVPDFVKKNHPDAAAHAAMLYINAGAASENAKTQVAAMENRGMNFDYVKGIDISEFNYSPYVQEMKDKGIEYVQMIGASAQFVRLADAMQQQGFKPEVFMLDPTAYTSEFVQNGGDAVEGTTLFINFTPFEEAASNKELQLYLSWLQQVKPGAEPSFFGLFSWSAARLFVEQATALGGKLTRPSLLAGIAKVDNWTANGLHSPQHVGPRHTGECWRFIQLQKGKWVPIGGTRYQCSGTTSS, encoded by the coding sequence GTGCCTGCCGTCGGCGCACTCCTCGCGCTGACGCTCGCGGCCTGCGGCTCCCAGCTCGACCCCGACACGGTGGCCCAGGTCAACGGGACGACGGTCGGGGCCAACGGCCAGGTGGTGACCGGCGACGGCACGGTGGCCGGTCCCGACGGGTCGGTGCCGGGCGCGTCCGGCGACACCGGCGGCTCGACCACGACCGACGGCGGGTCGAGCGCCAGCGGCGCGGCCGGGGGAGGGGACGCCCCGAAGGGGACCGGCGACAACTCGGCGACCGGCGGCACCGAGGCCGCCAGCTGCGCGGGCTTCAAGAACCAGACCGGCATCACCGGCGACACGATCACCATCGGCAACTCCTCCGACGTCTCCGGCCCGGTCCCCGGGCTGTTCGAGGCGAGCCAGGACGCGGTGCGGGCCTACGTCGCCTACTACAACGCGACCAGCTCCCTGTGCGACCACAAGCTGCAGCTCAAGACCTACGACAGCCGCACCGACGCGGCGGCGGACCAGCAGGCGTACACGAAGGCCTGCGACGAGGTCTTCGCGATGGTCGGCTCGATGTCGGCCTTCGACTCCGGCGGCGCCGCGACCGCGCAGTCCTGCGGCCTCCCGGACATCCGCTCGGCCTCCGTCACCTTCGACCGCCAGGACTGCACCACCTGCTACGGCGCCCAGTCGACGGTCGCGACCGAGTTCCAGAACGCGGTTCCCGACTTCGTGAAGAAGAACCACCCGGACGCCGCCGCGCACGCCGCGATGCTCTACATCAACGCCGGCGCCGCCTCGGAGAACGCCAAGACCCAGGTCGCCGCGATGGAGAACCGCGGCATGAACTTCGACTACGTCAAGGGCATCGACATCTCGGAGTTCAACTACTCGCCCTACGTCCAGGAGATGAAGGACAAGGGCATCGAGTACGTCCAGATGATCGGGGCGTCCGCGCAGTTCGTCCGGCTGGCCGACGCGATGCAGCAGCAGGGGTTCAAGCCCGAGGTCTTCATGCTGGACCCCACCGCCTACACCTCGGAGTTCGTCCAGAACGGCGGTGACGCGGTCGAGGGCACCACCCTGTTCATCAACTTCACGCCGTTCGAGGAGGCCGCGAGCAACAAGGAGCTCCAGCTGTACCTCAGCTGGCTCCAGCAGGTGAAGCCCGGCGCCGAGCCGAGCTTCTTCGGGCTGTTCTCCTGGTCCGCGGCCCGGCTCTTCGTCGAGCAGGCGACGGCACTCGGCGGCAAGCTCACCCGCCCGTCGCTGCTCGCCGGCATCGCCAAGGTCGACAACTGGACGGCCAACGGCCTGCACTCACCCCAGCACGTCGGCCCCCGCCACACCGGCGAGTGCTGGCGCTTCATCCAGCTGCAGAAGGGCAAGTGGGTGCCGATCGGCGGCACCCGCTACCAGTGCAGCGGCACGACCAGCAGCTGA